Within the Vanacampus margaritifer isolate UIUO_Vmar chromosome 8, RoL_Vmar_1.0, whole genome shotgun sequence genome, the region GTTACCTTGTTATCGAGGAAAGCTTGTACGGTGAGGAGCTGGTTGGTCTTTTGCTCCACCATACCCAAGTAGGGCATAATATTGTTGTCACTAATGGAGTCCTCCATGTCACACTCCATTTTAGAGACGATACTGCTCACTCCTGTGAAAGTAGAACAAGACTCCTTCCTATTCTGTATTATGTACGTGAATACTCATTGGCCATGCTATTAGGTACAGTACATGCAGGTTCACATTTATGGTATTGCTCAACGTATTTGTGTGATGATGACTGAGTGCACGCCGGACCTGTTTTAACCTCTTCTAGGACTTGGCTTAAGATGGCGGCACGATTTTCAAAATCCTCAGTTTGCAACTCGGCGTCCTTCTGCTGTGCATACACATCTCTCAGCAAAGCGCGATGGTCCTCCTCCTGTTGCAAACCTCTCACTTGAAAGTGCTCCATCTCTTCCCGGATCTACAGTATATTATACACACATTGGGTTATATGGAGAAACACACATAGTGTGGTTAGGGTGTGGTCATGTTTGAAGATAACTCACTTGTCTGATTTGATCCCGCAGAACCTCAGCTTCGTTGTTCTGCTCATTCACAAAATTGAAAAGCGCAAAGTTGCGGTCTTCAGCTGCACAGAGAAATAGCAAAATACCAATGAGACAATACACAGAAGTCGTTTTACACTTTACTACGCAATTTGGCAAAATCCACTACACAAGCTGTATCAACATTCAAATATAACCAAAGTAGTACAAACAGCTGTCGGAATAATGCAGTACATTTCTATACTAGcgcaaacaatgaaaaaaagaaagaaagaaaaaacaggaAACTAATGTATTACATTACATAAGCTTAAAAAGAACtttagtaatatttaaaaattactaatattttttgtaatatatttatttcaaaataaaatccatttaattttaaactttaaaccGTAACATGACtgtatttattctattttaagTAATGTTTTCAATATTAAACAAtctattaaaacaaattaaattcaaaattgtaacaaaaaaattacaatacaaaaaaaacttaaatgttaaatatttttttaaaaaaataaaaatgtatgttatgtATAACTTTAGCCaatgaaaataattgtattacattgcaaaaataaaaaaagagatatgatctcaaaatactgaaaaaatacaatatgagaattaataaatgcaactaattttaaaatatataataaatcaattatttaattaatcattattttctttttttatatttatattttccttATATTTAATCATaacttaataattaatttaaaaacaataactaattaaattaataacttgTTCCATTGTTATCATACTCTATCTGTGTTGACAGACTGGAAGAATTGATGGTTCCACTACCCCCTTTTTAGTGAGATGTAGCATCCATTCAAGTCGAAGGCTCGAAACTACCAAATACGGCTGCCCTCGAAAGGGCTACTAACATGATTCCATTTAGCTCTAAATGGTGTAGTAGAAGCTGACGTCGGACATACCCTGGATGAAATTGCTGACCAGCAATTCAGGGTCGGCCTCTCCTGTCACAGACTGAATCCTCTGGAAAAACGCCTCCAAGTCATCTGGCAACTCCTCACTCGATTCTTTAGTCCCCTGCTCCTTCAAACCTGACAGTTggttgatgcaaaaaaaaaaaaaaaaaagtttgattagAAGACACAATGAGGGAGAGCGATAGGCAAACAAATCAGAACACAGCAATGTTCCAAATAGTGTATGTCTCTAACCAGGCTCTGTCCCGTCTTGGCCCATCTTCTCGTTGTATTTGATAGTGATAAAGTCTTTGAGGTCGCACTCATGCGAAATAACCCTCTCCAGCTCTCTCATCTCTGTGTTGTACTGGGCAAGGTCCTTCTCCCCTTTCTCTCGCATCATCGCCAACTTGGACTGGGCCTCCACCCTAAATGCACAAAATATGACCACGTCTGTCACACCATGCACGTTTGTTATGGGTAGTTACAAATAAGGGTTGAGTTGGtgtcaacttttatttttgtccttcACAGGcagtggccattttgccgcttgttGTCGGCTGAAAATTAAATCagagttgttcagggctcaggtaacaaccaatcacggcacacatgttttctgaagctgagaaAAGCTTACAGattccgccccccccccccttttttaagAAAGTTGGTGTGGCTTGTGttgaggaataaaattatttgtcctctttgcgtgttccaaaatttgaagacagatttaatgtaagaaagaacacctttgcaaaaatgattttttaatcaacagagatctctggacactcaaacagcctctaattcttcacttaaacaggtgggattcagagcgtcgaaatgtgtctcttccgcgtgtacaatggcttcttatagttaaaagacctcctctcttatttgtagacaaaacatatctctgggtacttttccatgagcagatggcgaaaacaaagtcaggagtgcgtgttcgaaacagattctgttctcaaggaccaaatgtgttttcgcacaaaacgctgagaaggaacttttttagactaaatagtatgtcccatcttaaggtcagattataccgaaatcaacaccatctgctctgcacaggacacaaaatatctcgacaaggttaacataaagaattaaaatgttaataatgtgtaacaatggttaatatatgaaatgaagaattaaaaatgttataatatctatcacttGCCAGGCTAGCATATTTCACCTGACGCCAGCAAAATGTTTCTGATGGGTGGATATTATAATgacacaaatgttaaaaatcagTTCTTAAATTTGAACATTTGTCCAAACTCTAaattataacagtttttttgCATAGCCTATAGGCATACTTTATCTATCAAagagcatatactgtattttaaattttgtaccTTGCATCGTGGGCTGCAGTCGACAAACTGATTGCTTCACCAATCTTCTTCCTGACATCTTGGAGCTCCTACAGAAAGCAACCAATCACAAACAAGAGCCAATGAATATGGTGTTTTATTTAACACTGGTGTTGCTAGGATGCCACAGGCCTAGGAAATATGCTGAGATGCTCACCTGGACCAGCCTGTCATGTAGCCGTTGGAAACGAACGCGCTCAATATGAAGGGTCTGCAGCTCCTCTCGGAGGCGGCTGTTCTTGGTCAGCTGTTCATTGAATCGGGTTAAGGCCTGGGGCGACACATCCGGGTCAGTACTTTTTATGCTAACATGTGAAGCTAGAAAGCAAAAGATGAGATTTGATATTCACTCCTTGTAGTTTGTTCTCCAGTGTGAGTATGGCCTCCTGATTCCGCCTGTGGGCAGACCTTTGGGTGTCACTTGTGCTGGCGTTCCCTTTCCTTAGCTCTTTCAGCTTCAGCTCCATGTTTGAGATCTGCCCAcatgacacacaaaaacacacataccTTACAATCTCACATAAGGGAGacaatttatgcattttttaaaaccacaatttaaaaatagtTATTAGGTGTAAAATAGTAGACCATGCATTGTTTGAAAATGACTCTGGATCTAAGCCCAGTCTAGCTTAGTAGTAGGCGTAGAAActctatgtgtgtgcgtgcatgggGGGAGGATAGTTTTTGAAAATTTGCTGCACAGCTATACCACAATCAATCAAAATTATATAGGCAGCTCGCAAAAATTTAACGTGAGGAGTAAGTACTCAGAAACCCAATCATTTGTATACaagatttttccccccaaatatgTCCCATTTAAGGCGATGCCCAAACTACAGATCACTCACCTCTTTTTGCAGCTCTCTTTGATGTTGTGTTTCCTTCTCCAGGTCCTCCTCCAGGTGATCTTTCTGCTCCAGCAGCACTTGAAGGCTCTCTGCATCCTTTTTGTCCTTCTTTTGACGGGACAAGCTCTTACAAGCCCCAATTTTATGTTGAAGCTCCTCCTGCTCGGCACGCAGCTTCTCAATCTCCTTTCTTTGATCAGAAACACAAATAGTAATTTGGATTTGGGAAAActacaacaatgaaaaacacTGGTGAAGCTTTCTCCTCACTGTTGCTTGCACATTTTTTGCCGGGCCTGAATGCTGTAGGCCTGCCGGTCTGCATCCATGATCCGGTACTGTCTCAGCAGCTTGGCTTTCTCTAATTCTGTTGAAAATGACACAATAGAGTCTGCACACATATTCAAAGTGTATCTTGTCATGATAAACATATTAACACTCACCAGTCCCTTTTTAAGTGTAGCTCCACTATCCAGTGAGCTCTAATACATGAGTTGTGTCAAAATGCatattcaaaaaattaaaaaaattaaagaatgacattttttaaacagctcTTGTATTAGAGCTCATTGTGCAAGGGGCTGTGACCTGAGAAAtgctcattttctttttatattcaGATTATTGTTTTACCTGTACCATCAGCAGGATCTACTTCACTACTGTCTGAAAGGGCACTTCTGGTTGCTCTTGCCCTGGACATGTTTACAGCACTCTACAGGACATAAAGGATTGAAAACATTTACTCATTCTATTAAAACCCAGTCAGTGGCGTCGCCGTCTTAAATTGTCGTATACCTCTACGTATTTGAATTGACCGGGTGTTTATGTTGAATGCATGACGTTAACATTAcccatgtaaaataaatatggcGACTAAATACTAATTACTGTAGGTAGGTATACAACACTCGGTTAAAAGTTATGTTAACTATAATGGTTTCGTTTGATAATCGAATAGAATAGAAAGTAATCTTACCCGattaaaaaaagtgataaaCCAGAGCCTGCTCTCGGTAGAATTTGCCTTGAGTAGAGCAGAAACCTGAGTTGTTAGCAACTGTCACTAAGTCACGAGAAACTTCATTTCCCGGCATGCTCCGCGATAGCATCGAGCGACGAAGTGGTAGGTAAGCTTTTGAAATAAAatctcgactttttttttttttacttaggtGTTTGTCACTTTTGACTTAGTTGCAAAGCCAAGATGTATTTGATATATCTTTTAAACAatggtagaaaaaaacattaacattctCATTTCTCAACCAGACTAAACGAGGTTTTATTCGTGCCAAATCCACCTAGCATACATGTAATGGATATTCGTGGAGTGTACAAAAGTAGTAGACTACATAGGAAATTGATAAAGCAGTATAGTCCGTACAAGTTTCGTTAAGttacaaaatgtgtcaaaacaaCACGGACTATATCGGCAAGAACAGCCATAGACACAATATATGATAGTAGTAATAGTTTGCCTAATACAATTTACCACatataaatactttttattatacatgtggaatacagtacagtgttgtTAATGGGCTTGCTGAGGCTGTGGGTCCTCATTAGTTGGCATTACACCTTCCAAAAAGGTGCAAAAGTACTCCAAGGTGTTGAGCTCAGGTTTCCTCAACAGTAGGTGACATTTTGGGAAATAGTAAGCTGCCACTAGTCCGAAGTTGCTAACCATATTGACGGAAATCAGAATAGTATACCCTTTCTTTTCATTCAGACCCATGTAGATGGGAATAAAGGTAACCCAAATCATGCAGTAGATTAATGTGGAAAAGGTGATGTCCCGGGCAAGGTAGTACTGATGCGGAGGTTTTGTTGCCATGAAGGTGCACATGAATGACATAAGGGCCATTAAGACGTTGAGGCCTTGCATCAAGGCCAGTCCGACAATCGGAATCACCGGACATGACAAGAAGGCCCTGAGGAAATTTATTTCCATATGGGCCACGTGCTCCGACAACGAGGGCCCTTCTTTGATAAACCAGCCGCAGAAACCGGCCTGCACGGCACAGCAGAAGatcaaaaacagccagcaagcGGGACCTCGAAGTGTCTGTAGGTGAGAGGCGGCCTTGTCCTGGAACTCTGTTATTGTGAATATCTGCATTGGAAgacaagcaaaaaaatgtttttaaaaatcagttccattacatttaatatactttTACAATGATGGATAATGGATGTTTAATGTTGGAGTTTCCACTGTAAAATGTAACCTATTGTCATTTCTCACCTGCAGGGAAATGGCTGTGATAACAGAGAGGGCAATAGTTTGTAAAATGGAGATGAGGGGCATCTGAAGGTGACACACCGCGTCCCCTGGCTGCCCTAGGAAGAGCGCCAGGCTTAGGCAGGCTCCCATTAGGCTGAAAAGCACCACAAAAGTCAAGGGCCCACCGGAGGCCGCCACCATGGGGGTCCGCCAGTGCCGCAGCAGCACGCCAGCCACAACGACCTgacacagcagcagcagtgcCCCGCCCAGTGCCAAATGGAGTGCAGGAGGTTTGTCCCAGGACAAAACGTCAAAGGTAGGTTCAGTGCAGTTTATGCTCAGAGTCTGTGACCACTGGCCCCTAGGACATGGCGTGCACTGGATGTCCTCTAGTTGAAATGCACAACAAGGAAAGCCTCAGATATTGTTGGAAACAAATTCCTTGACATGTCAACATGAGTAAcgattatgctttttttttttcctcaaatgtgGACAGTAAGCCTATATAGTGTATTATTCCTCACAAATAGTGAAAGAAAGCAATTGACCTTgaacttttaaattaaattaaattgtccATTTGCATAATACACTCTGTATTGGCCCGCACATACTTTCAAGCATCTTGGACATTTAAACCcttttttacaatactttgttgAATCCAAATTTAGAGTTTCACATCTTTAGTGTAGTATTTGACCTATTTTAAAACATGGGATCTTAGAATCATGAAGTGAGAATCATTTATCATGTTATCGTCATTAAGAAAATTACTAGAGTTGTATTTTAGCTTATTTCTTTCGAATAAATATTTAAGAGACACAAACGTTACCTTTATTGGCCTGATAAGTGCCTGGCAGACAGTCAATGCAATCAAAACAGCACGAATGAAAGCCTTTGACTCTGCGGACCTGGCCGTTCCCACATGCCGCTGAACAGGTCGACTGAGGGATCTGCAAAagtaaatgtgtattttttattttatccattaaaaaaaaaagtattttactaCTCAGGACTGAATTTATGCAGATCTTGAAGGAGACATTTTATGACCATTTTACTTGGGTCTCTgcagtgtgaaattaaacaaataagtaAATCTATAGTCCTCTGTCTGGTtctaaaaatatgtttgtaagCAAGCTGTTCTTTTTTTGACTTGTCCCAGATTGTGCCATAATGTGACATTTACATAATACCGGCTCCACACCAAGTTGACCTGACAACTCGGCTGGGTGAAAATCCACTATTTTTCAAGCAATGGCCAGAttagattttgaaaaaacatttgtgttttgcattttgtcCACTGCCTGCGTCACATATGCTGTTCAtggtgttagatattataacatttttaatacttcattttattttattaaccattattaacattccaattcttcatattaaccttgtcgaaatgttttgtgtcctgagcagagcagatgatgttgaTCTCGTATGGTCTGACCTTAGGCTGGTACacattgattggtccaaaattccttgttttattttgtacacgcacatttcggtcttgaaaacaaaatttgctttgaaataacacacacacacacactctttactttcttcatcagtcacggccaccgtaaatttgattcaacttgtttgtgagattttgttatggggaaaaatagaaccttcaactatataacatattcagtcccgaacacacacccaaatctgaccttgtttacgccatctgctctggaaaagtactcagagatatgttttgtctacaaataaacgAGAGGAGGTCCTTAAACAATAAAAGCCGTCCGCCacccggaagagacacatttgacgctctgaatcccacgatgtttaagtgatgatagaggctgttatctgtccagagatctctgattgattaaaaatcatttttgcaaaggtgtatttctcttacattaaatctatcttcatttttggaacacgcaaagaggacaaaattctaaaTTCCACTTTCAATGGATCCACCCATTAATTAATATTGGTGACTTGGTGTTTAAGTGCTGCCTCCACCAATGAAAATACAAAtggttgaaattaaaaaaaaaaaatgcacaatatatCCCCTTCAAGTGTTTCTTTTGAATTACCTTTGAGTTTTCAGTGTGCCATTTGAGAAGAGACTTGTTGATAGACAGCTCTTCATCAAAACTTCCAACAACTACAAAATCCAGATGTGAGTCGGTCCAAATCCACTCGATCACGCCGTAacccatgttggggtttccgcTACTGTCATACACTAAATGTTTGCCATTAATATCAAAAGACGTGTTCTGTAACACTCGTAACAACTGcaaaagcggaaaaaaacaaacaaacaaatgcaaagaCATTAATTTGTGAGTAACAAAACCAGAATGGCCTCTAGTTAATGTAGGTTCACCTTCCAAGGAAGAATTCTGGTCTCAGCATCCCATTTGCAGGTGGTCGAATTGCAGCCCAACATTTTGTGCAATGACTGTGCAATACTGTAGATGGCGGCATACACACTATAAGACGCTCTCTTCACTGCAGCATTCATGACTAAGCTCATGTTTGCAGGTGATAAGTTCCAACATTTTGGACAGGGATCGTTGAGCTTTGGTGCGTCATAGGACGTCTTCTCCTCGCTCATTTTTGTAAAGAGCGCTTCCGTGTAGGCTGGTAGAAGATCCAAGGTCTGCGTTTTGTAGGTGAAGCCGATGATCGTGCCGATGGTTTGCATATCAGGGATGGATGTCAGGCGATTGTGAACCACCCAACTTGCGCTGGCGATCCACACGCCCTTTATTTTCCTCTTGATAACCTGTGAATAATGGCTATGAAATGAaaatctctttctttctttctagcttaaatacggtattttggttaatattgcgttagtggaatatgagctaagcagcaagatccagccgtttttatcaatatcagaaggcggccattttgccacttgccgtcgagtgaaaatgacatcacagttgctcaggtctcactTAACAACCAATGGCAGCTTAGCTTGAGAaaccaggtgagctgtgattggtcgaggcctgagcaactgtgatgtcgtcttcagtcgacagcaagtggcaaaatggccgccccctgagatagataaaaatggctTGTTTTTTCTGCAcaactcaaattccacaaatgtaatattaatcagaaagtcatctttagactaatgaggtcacagataacatattattgtcaagaaatgtttaacgttcacttcccctttaagcGCCCAACTAATTAatgaatttgtatttaataatttaattgccTTTATATTTATAGAATTTTGACATAAAGAACCTTCCACATATGGCAGCatccctcaattttttttaaaattactatagatatgaaaaatgtacttcatttttttgtaaggAATTGATGATACGTCCACATGCGTTTGAATATACATATGAAGGGGGCAATATTGTAAAGTAACGTATGGAATATGCACACTAGCATACATTGGAGTGACTGTTTTGCCATTAAGACACATGCATGAAGAAAAAagcagattttgaaaaatgatttgtAGTTTATCATTATGATTTGCATGATCATGAGTCGTCACTTGCCTCTTTAAAAAAGACCTCAGCTGGGTCTGGAAGAGAAAAGACCAACACCACTTTGACTTTGGTGGCCTGGATGTTGTCGACAATATTTTTGACCGCTTCTACAGGGTCAGTGTAGACTGGAATCATGCCCTGGTAGGCCACACATGCCGACATGGTCTCGGCTTTTTTGGTGAACTCTTGCGCGCCTTGTTGGCCGTATTCCTCATCGCTTCCCACCACCGCCACCCAGTTCCATGCAAACTCCTTCAGCAGAAGCGCTATGGCGTTAACCTGCCATGTGTCACTGGGCACCGTGCGGAAGAACGACGGGTAGACACGCTTGTCGCTGAATTTGTCGCTGGTGGCACCAAAGCTGATCTGAAGTGGGAACAGTCATATGAAGGCACTTTTAGTGTAAATCAACTTGATCTGAGCTGGAAGTCTatatcacaataaaaaaaataggggtgtcaaaatttgtgtgttaattttgagttaatttaaaattcctttaatggcactaattttttaaacgtgtgattaatgaccgcccccttacttggaaagccttaaccggggaaattccagtcgcaatgcaacAGACACGTCcgtgtcaaaatttagcagtaataaattgaataataattcatatatttgtggcgactggggtcaagttgtattttacaattataaaaaattgcagaaattcacaaattacttcattTGAAAGATTAGAgagcttttaatatgaaaagaaaaatgcactgagctgtcaccaatgtattacaaatgcaattatgccatctagtggcagatattgacctcaacacaaatcaatctcacacttgttttttaccgTACAgtaagtacatctttttaatttaaactaaattttatgaattattatgaaattactgcaacagtgactaaaagatgcagccatatttctaattagtttaaaaaaaatccacttttatgttaaaaagaCTGAAGTTTagagagagaattttttttacattttattgtacatttagaggatataaaatttgcggttaatcgtgagttaactattgaaaccatctgattaattacgattaaaaattgtaatcgcctgtcacctctaatataaaaaaaaagctattgtgTTGATATaagcacacatactgtacatgctctctttaaattgatttatttttttgtcgttTCAATTTCCAGGGTTTGTTGTTAGTCAAAACTCACCACTCATTTTCATCCAATGCACTGATCAAAAGACTTtgctaaaaatttaaaaatcaaataaaaaggagaaGGTCTATTAGGAACCAAACCTGCGGCATCAGAAAGAATCCCAGAACTTTTCCAATGACCGACACCATTTCAGAGTTGAAGGGCCCGATCACGGCTACCACGCTTGTCTCGTAATCAGTGTAGTTGCACTCCACAGATAGATGCCCGCTGTTTTTTGCAGTCAGGTAAGAGATAGTGGGCCTTACAACAACGGCGGTTTGTTTGCACGTGTCATGGATTGTATAACCCAGCTTGATGCCAGGGAGCAGCGCTTGGTTGGCGTTGACGTCATCCACCGCATATTTCATCACCACTGCAAGTCCAAGTTCGAGCTCATTTAAACTGGGAAGAAAGGTGAATAAAAAGCCTCGTTATCGGAGGTTATTTAAATGTCCACACTCAGCATCAAAAATTGCTGCCTTcccaaaacaaatgcaaaagtATTGTGATTTTGTACTTTAATTTAGTCAATCTTTTAGAGCCACTTCAGCCTGAAATGTAGGATTATGCAGAATATATTTGAAACTAATGAAAATGCCCCTTTGATCCCACAATTAACATAACACAATGAGAATGATTATTTTCCCCATTTGTCCACCAGATGTCGCTACATTTTCCCTTTTTCACAACATGCGGCTCAATTTCACCTGTTAGTTGAAGTTTTATTTCGAACATGCagttataaaaaacaaaaaaataataacacagaACAGAACATCATATTCCAAGCGAAAACATGAACTGCTAGTCTGAAAAGGAGTAGTTTATTCAGGGATCGATGCCTTCCTACTGAAATGGTAAGCATTGATGGATCGAAGTTTCCATGCAAAAAGAAAGTGACTGACATCTTAAGAGTTTTCTCTTAGAGGTCCACACTGTGCTATCAATGAATTATATAAGAAACAGTTTAAATTGGTCATATATGattaatatttgtatatttcagGTTGACTCTGCAACTATAGGTCCGTTGGCATAGGCTCAAGATAAAGATAAACAGTATAGAATGTGGAAATTCtgttggagataaaaaaaaatcctttcaaaaatgaatatttaGTGTCAGACTATTCATTCAATACAGCCAAAATGCctttaagataaaaacaaaacaaaaaacaaaaaacatcctcaAGTAGCAATCATAAGAGGTGGCATGTATTATGGCAGCCGTACCCCAGCATACCTTTCACAGCTGATGTCATTCGGCTCGGTCCTCTGGCTAAGGTTGCTGGTCAACTGGTTGATGGCAAAGAGACCACCCAGCATAATATCTCCAGATAAATTGAAGAGGCTGGTGGAAATGTTCTGAAACCATGCCGGTGAAGTCACACAACATGCCAGCCTCAACATCCAGCACAGAACCAGCACATTCAAACATACAGCCATGTTTATTATAAGCCGTGTAGAATGAGGTTGCAGGGATGAGCTCAGCACTTGCAGGTGTACCATGAAAGCCTTTTGGCATGCAAACTCACCTGTAAGATGAGCGTATTGCCCCCTCCCGTCCCTGTTCAACAGAAAGTATTAGGGGGGAGGTGGTAAGGTGGTCGTCTTGCTTGCCCTGTCAAATTTTCTTTTACAAGCTGCCGTACGTACAGTTGCAGTGGTACCTCGATTTTCAAATGACCTAACTTACAAGTTTTTTGACATGTTAGCCGCCGCGCCAAAGTTTGAGAAACGAGGGCTATACGCGCTTCAAGAAGTTGattgtcactcccagttgaagtctactgtcaaactaaacagaaAGCAATGAGAATATGTTGTGTATttcgctagcttaatgctaagagAAAGCAAAATGTCATAGACGGGCTAAAAATAGTATCAATGCTGTGGCATGTTAACCCTTTAAGCAACGGATATTTGAACGCAACCAGTTCAACAAAACATGTAGACTGACAATTTAACAATACACTCcggcatatattatttatcctctaagaaaaacaacaaggaTTGTGCACTCAAGTCACTATGCCCTTTTCTAGCCAAAATATGCCAGCATCACTAATAATTGTGTAAATAAGTGAGTCAGGTGACATCATAAAATGGCTGTTGCCTGTTGTTTATACGGGCGGAGCTCAACTTTCCGCCACATTTTCCTAACATTTGTTTGTGGTTTGTTTGATTCTCTTCTCTGTCTGGAGGTGAGCAtaaggtttttattttgaaatttcacTCAGGACTATAAACAATACCTAAAAACGAAAGATGAGattcctgtttaaaaaaaacaaaaacaaataatcagGTCGATAGTtcaataaagcacatttatttgGAATTACTTCTTAAGTATAGTTTGTTTTCTCTTCCACTTATTGTCCAGGTTTGCATGAATGTTTGCATATAATGTTCATCCACGCAAGCAAATTGACACATTTCCTCCCAGTGtatttacataaatatacacaaaaaGACATTGGATATTCTTCTAATAACCATTTGTTCACTGCATTTTTCATAACCT harbors:
- the odad1 gene encoding coiled-coil domain-containing protein 114 isoform X2; protein product: MSRARATRSALSDSSEVDPADGTELEKAKLLRQYRIMDADRQAYSIQARQKIKEIEKLRAEQEELQHKIGACKSLSRQKKDKKDAESLQVLLEQKDHLEEDLEKETQHQRELQKEISNMELKLKELRKGNASTSDTQRSAHRRNQEAILTLENKLQGALTRFNEQLTKNSRLREELQTLHIERVRFQRLHDRLVQELQDVRKKIGEAISLSTAAHDARVEAQSKLAMMREKGEKDLAQYNTEMRELERVISHECDLKDFITIKYNEKMGQDGTEPGLKEQGTKESSEELPDDLEAFFQRIQSVTGEADPELLVSNFIQAEDRNFALFNFVNEQNNEAEVLRDQIRQIREEMEHFQVRGLQQEEDHRALLRDVYAQQKDAELQTEDFENRAAILSQVLEEVKTGVSSIVSKMECDMEDSISDNNIMPYLGMVEQKTNQLLTVQAFLDNKEIGKDHNPSDLPKFLFGQNPERLQENITIQSAVQSVDYDADNLLVADEEERPLSQGELRRRILEGVMQRENSGLKLSTKSFKMSPRVLEETVMAQS
- the odad1 gene encoding coiled-coil domain-containing protein 114 isoform X1; this encodes MSRARATRSALSDSSEVDPADGTELEKAKLLRQYRIMDADRQAYSIQARQKMCKQQKEIEKLRAEQEELQHKIGACKSLSRQKKDKKDAESLQVLLEQKDHLEEDLEKETQHQRELQKEISNMELKLKELRKGNASTSDTQRSAHRRNQEAILTLENKLQGALTRFNEQLTKNSRLREELQTLHIERVRFQRLHDRLVQELQDVRKKIGEAISLSTAAHDARVEAQSKLAMMREKGEKDLAQYNTEMRELERVISHECDLKDFITIKYNEKMGQDGTEPGLKEQGTKESSEELPDDLEAFFQRIQSVTGEADPELLVSNFIQAEDRNFALFNFVNEQNNEAEVLRDQIRQIREEMEHFQVRGLQQEEDHRALLRDVYAQQKDAELQTEDFENRAAILSQVLEEVKTGVSSIVSKMECDMEDSISDNNIMPYLGMVEQKTNQLLTVQAFLDNKEIGKDHNPSDLPKFLFGQNPERLQENITIQSAVQSVDYDADNLLVADEEERPLSQGELRRRILEGVMQRENSGLKLSTKSFKMSPRVLEETVMAQS
- the tas1r3 gene encoding taste receptor type 1 member 3 yields the protein MAVCLNVLVLCWMLRLACCVTSPAWFQNISTSLFNLSGDIMLGGLFAINQLTSNLSQRTEPNDISCESLNELELGLAVVMKYAVDDVNANQALLPGIKLGYTIHDTCKQTAVVVRPTISYLTAKNSGHLSVECNYTDYETSVVAVIGPFNSEMVSVIGKVLGFFLMPQISFGATSDKFSDKRVYPSFFRTVPSDTWQVNAIALLLKEFAWNWVAVVGSDEEYGQQGAQEFTKKAETMSACVAYQGMIPVYTDPVEAVKNIVDNIQATKVKVVLVFSLPDPAEVFFKEVIKRKIKGVWIASASWVVHNRLTSIPDMQTIGTIIGFTYKTQTLDLLPAYTEALFTKMSEEKTSYDAPKLNDPCPKCWNLSPANMSLVMNAAVKRASYSVYAAIYSIAQSLHKMLGCNSTTCKWDAETRILPWKLLRVLQNTSFDINGKHLVYDSSGNPNMGYGVIEWIWTDSHLDFVVVGSFDEELSINKSLLKWHTENSKIPQSTCSAACGNGQVRRVKGFHSCCFDCIDCLPGTYQANKEDIQCTPCPRGQWSQTLSINCTEPTFDVLSWDKPPALHLALGGALLLLCQVVVAGVLLRHWRTPMVAASGGPLTFVVLFSLMGACLSLALFLGQPGDAVCHLQMPLISILQTIALSVITAISLQIFTITEFQDKAASHLQTLRGPACWLFLIFCCAVQAGFCGWFIKEGPSLSEHVAHMEINFLRAFLSCPVIPIVGLALMQGLNVLMALMSFMCTFMATKPPHQYYLARDITFSTLIYCMIWVTFIPIYMGLNEKKGYTILISVNMVSNFGLVAAYYFPKCHLLLRKPELNTLEYFCTFLEGVMPTNEDPQPQQAH